CGCCACGCCCCCCCGCACTCCGGGCACACGCGGCAACCGTCGGGTTCGGGCACGAGGTCCCACAGGTTGTAGCCGCAGCTGGCGCAGCACCCGCGCCGGACCAGCTCCGCGCTGAGCGGCTCGGCGCTGGTGCGGCGCCATATCCATTGCCCGGCGGTGGCGAACCACGCCAGCATGACAACCAGCGTGACCGCGAACGCCCAATCAACGCCGATGATCGGCCGCAGCCAGGACGCCGCGAGCGTCGCTACCAGCGGTGCCCCGCCCCCCACGACGATCGCGGCGAGCCAGTTCTTCAGTTTCCGCCGCGACCACGGCTGTCCTATGAGCGAATCCTGAGCGGCCTGCACCACCTCGCGGTTCTTCCTGCCGTACCACGACACACGCATCATCTCGACACGCCGGCCACGGTGATCCCTGATCATCACACGCCCGATCACACCGCCAGCCTACCGCGCCCACCCCCGCTCGAGCGCCGCGACTATGCCGCGGAGTTACACCTCCACCCGCCACGCCCCCCCGCACTCCGGGCACACGCGACAGCCGTCGGGCTCGGCCTCCACGCCTGCGAGGGCGTACCCGCAGCTGGGGCAGCGGCCGATCTTCAGCAGCGCCACCCGCACCCGCGCGGCCTTGCCGCGCCGGTCGATGCCGCGCAGGCAGTACACGGCGGCGAAGAAGGGCACCAGGAAGGCCAGCGCCTCCACCACGCGGCTGGTGATCACGGGCCTGATCCACTGCTGGTACACGATGAACACGCCGATGAACAGCGCGATTGGGAGGAGTGCCCCCGCGACCTCCGAGCGGTTGAGGTGGGCGTTGCTGGGCAGCCGCTGCGCCGCCACGGCCGCGACCACCGCCTCGCGGTCCTCGCGCGTCCGCACGTCCCGCTCGTCAAAGAGCGGGACCGACGCCCCGCGGTCATCCAGGATTGTCACGCGCCCGAACACGCCGCGAGCGTACCGCGCGGCTCAGGCGCCGCCACCAACCCCACCAACCCTCAGCACCACCCTCCACCCAGCACCCGGAAGAACGCCTCGATGTCCTGGTCGGTGCCGATATCGCCGTCGCCGTTGAAGTCCGAGTCCTCGCCCGCGGGACAGGTGCCGCCCAGGCAGGCGAAGAAGGCCTCGATGTCCTGGTCGGTGCCGACGTCGCCGTCGTGGTTGAAGTCAGAGGTGCCGCACCCGCACTGGCTGGCGACGTCGGTACTCACGAGGCGGTACACCCCGCCGTTGCTGCCGCAGATGTACAGCTCGCCGCTGGCGTCCTGGCCGAAGCTGTAGATGGCCGGGCGTGGCTGCCCCGACCACACCTGCGCGGTGATGTCGGTGATCTCGGTCAGCAGCGTCCCGTCGTAGACGCTGGTCCACACCTTGCCCGAGCAGTAGTCGCCGAAGAGGTACTTCCCGTGCAGCCACGGCATCGCGCAGCCCCGGTACACGTACCCGCCCGACACGGCGCACTCGCTGGTGCCGCCGCTGAGGTACGCGTACGCCGGC
The sequence above is drawn from the Phycisphaerales bacterium genome and encodes:
- a CDS encoding zinc ribbon domain-containing protein produces the protein MFGRVTILDDRGASVPLFDERDVRTREDREAVVAAVAAQRLPSNAHLNRSEVAGALLPIALFIGVFIVYQQWIRPVITSRVVEALAFLVPFFAAVYCLRGIDRRGKAARVRVALLKIGRCPSCGYALAGVEAEPDGCRVCPECGGAWRVEV